The Leptospira meyeri region ATAACGACACAATAAAGATAGGGAAAAGTATTTTTTTAATCCTCATGATTTTCTCCTTCTGGTAATAAGTGATTTGTTAGTTGCAGTAACTTCAAAACAGATGACCAACGTTTGAATTGAATTTGATGTACTTGCGATTGCATTTCTAATGATTCGACAATAAAATCGTAACTCTCTCCTAATACGCTCTCTCCCTTAGCATATGATGAAAGTGATGTTTTTATGTTCTTTTGGAAGGATGGCAAAAGATTGTTCTTAAAATGATCGAATCTTTGTTTATTCCCTAACCATGCTTCGATTGTTGCTTGGTATTCTGACTTAAGTCGAATTTGTTCCTTTTCTTTTTCTCTTTGTAATCTTGTGATTCTGATCGCATTTGATTGGTTTAATTCATCTACTTTTGATAAAGACCAAACAGGAACACGAATTGTGACACCTGCACTCCAGAGGTCACCAGCAAACTCAGGATTATCCATGATGCTTAAGTTCAAAGGGCCACTATCAAGCAAGAAGGGTTTACGTCTCCGTTGCATATAACTCACAAAAATTTCAAAATCAGGGAAATGCAAAATCTCATCCTTTTTGGATTCAATCATCGCTTTTGTCTGGTTCAATTCAGCAAATTGTATGAGTGGAATCTTCGATAGCGAATCCCTAGACAATTCTTGTTCAATATTACTTTCTTTCTTTTTCAAATAACCAATAATCTCTTCTTCAGTAATTAAATTGGCACCAATATCATTCGCATAAAACTCGAGGGATTGTTTATATTCTTTCAATGTTATCGTTTTCTCAATCACTCGGTCTTTCATTCTTTCGATTTGATTTTTTGTTTTGATTATGTTTGATAACTTAAATTGTTCTGAAACATATTGAGAAGATTCTAATTTGACTTTTGTATTCAGTTGTTTTTCAATGCTAAGTAGGTCGTTTAATTCCCTTTCCATTGCAGCAATTGATAAAACCAATTCAAAATAAGATCGTAAAAATTCATTTTGGACCCAAACTCCGCTCCAATAATCCAACTCCGAATCCGTTTTCAAAATTTGTTTTTCTAGATTTAATTTACCAGGAAAAGGAATTTCTTGTGATATAGAATATTCTTTTCCCGTCATACTGGGTGTATCAGGCCTTGCTCGATCGGTATCAAATCCAGATCGATAAGGATAGGATCGATATGCAAATCCAAATTTGGGATCAGGGTAAACATCCGCATGTTTGGATCGAAATTCTTTCTCTTTAGCTTCCAAAAATTTCAAAGATACTTCTGGATGTTTTTTTAATAATTCGTTTATTTTACTATCAACATTGTCTGGACTACCTGAATACACCTCAGTACTGAACAAACAATAAATCATAAATATAGAATATTTTAATATATTTAAATAATAATTCCTCATAGAATGACCTCCAATTTTTATTTAAAAAAAATTGAATCGGTTTATATGAGGAGTTTTATAGTTTTTTGTAGAAAAAAGGGATTGTTTTGAGAAATATAGTAGTTTTTATGATTCGTTTGGAATACTAATTTGGTAATTGGTAATTCCAAATACAAAGGCAAATAAATTTTCTGAATGGAGATTCGAACTAATTTGGAAAACTCTATTTGAAAGCTAGAATCTTCCGATTTGGAAACTTCGTTACACTGGCATGAATTTCCATTTGTGGAATTTTCAGGATCCTCAGCTCCCTTCGATTCCGCATGGCAAGGCATCGCAAAATCTTGAAAAGCTGCGGATTCGCTGTTTCCAGGTAATACGCCTAACTTTGGACAATGGAAAAATCCCGCCGTACAAACCAAAACAAAGGCAAATGAAGTCAATACGCTGGCACTGACGATTTTCTGTTCCTTATTTTGGTTACGATCCATACGAACTCTCTACCAATTAGACGAAACCCCGATTCCAATGAAAGGGAAAAATCAAAATCATTTTCAGCTTTTTGCTTTCATCGAATTAGGTTGACCCGTCGAAGCAAGAAGCGCCCTCCATAGAGTACTCCTCTCTGGTCGTAATACCTTTCTCTCCGCAATGGCAAGGGAGATCGGCATAACCGTAAATACATTGTTCCAAATCCCTACTACACAACCTGTCCTACCAGCAAAAGCTGCATGGACCGCATTTTGTGCGAGGAACCCACAAAATACTGAATCTTCAGCATTGGCAGGAACAGAACGAATGATATAACTGGGATCGATGTATTTTAAGTTCAGTCCAACTCCTTCTTTTTTAAAATACTCTGTGATTTTATCTTTGATAAAAATACCAATGTCCGCCAACTTCTTGTTACCTGATAAATCCTTTTCCCCTTTGTCTTCAAAAAACTTTTGCCCGGCACCTTCTGCCAAAATCACAACGGCATGACCTCGTTTTTGGACTCGTTCCTTCAAAACGGTAAGAAAGGCACCATCTCCTTCTAAATCAAAATCAAGTTCTGGAATGAGGACAAAGTTAACATTTTTAGAAGCCAGTGCAGAATTGACGGCGATAAATCCAGAATGGCGGCCCATCAGTTTCACGAGACCAATCCCATTGGGTGCGCCTTTGGCCTCTTCATGTGCACAATTGACTGCCTCTACCGCCTTACTAAAAGCAGTCGAGAATCCAAAGGTTTTTTGGACATAGTTAATATCGTTATCAATGGTTTTCGGGATCCCCACAATGGAAATGTCTTCCTTTCGTTTCCGAACTTCCTCTTGGATGGCCTGGGCCCCACGTAAGGTCCCGTCTCCACCGATACAAAATAACATCTTCACCCCATAGAGGAATAAAGTATCCACCATATCTCCAATATTTTGGTTCCCTCGAGAAGATCCCAAAATGGAACCACCAAAGTTCATGATATGGGCCACTTTGTCTGGAGTAAGTTCCACCGGTCTATGTCCAAATTTTTTCACAAGACCCTCGTAACCGAAAGGGAATCCTAGAATACGGGGCACTTTGTACCGGTAATGCAATTCCATCACAAGAGCACGAATGACATCGTTGATCCCAGGGCAAAGCCCCCCACATGTGACAATGCCTGCTGTGACTTCTTCTGGACGAAAGTAGATCTTTTCTTTAGGTCCAGCTTGTTCAAAGAATACAGGGCTTGTATCTACGGTTTTTTTTGCATCATCGGGGCCGGAAAATATCGTTTGGAAAAGAACGACGGAGTTGTCTTCCGTCCAGTAATCATACCCTGCTGGATTTGGAATGGTGCAGGGACCAAATTGTTCAACCTTGGTATCATTTTCATTCATTGATCAAACTTATAACAAAAAAAGAGAGAGAAGAAAGCAAATTTCATTGCCAAACTAAGGAAAAGCAGGCATAAATGCTTTTAGATGCTTAAAAAGATAGTACTACCAACCATTCTCGTTAGTATGACGAGCCTTACTATTTTTGCACAAGGTTTACCGTTCTTTTCTAGTTATTCGTTTTCAGACCCAAGAGCCGCATTGTTCCAAGTTGGAGGATCACGTAACGGTAATTTGGCGATTCTAATTCCATTTCGTTTCCCTAAGGAACTGGAACTTGGTTATGATGGAAAACTTCCCAAATCAGATGATCCCATGGCGGGCATTCAAATTTTTTCTTCCGTTATTCCTTTCTCCACAATCAATCCTTACCGCAATCCAGAAGGTAACTATGATGTCAGGCCAGAGAGAATGAACTCGGCCCTGCTTTCTTACCAGCCCAACGTAACTTATGTGTATTATCGCAATGGATTTACTTTTGATTTAGGGCTCAGTATGGGAATGTCGATGAACCAAGGAGCTTCCGGATATGTAGATGTTGCCGAGTCAAAGGTTCGAATCAAATACAGACTCAATCGGAACTTATTTTCATTTATCAAAAACTCTCGTTGGGAACTTTTTCTACAACTTTCGGAACTTCACCGTTTTGATAACGATATCAATAGTCGTCTCAATACATCCATTCGTGCCCAAGAACCTTCGAGAACTAATTTTGTAGGAAGACAAGTCTACATAACGCCAGGGATTAGTATTTCCAATAGCAACTTAACCTTTGAAGGGATGGTGCGGGTTCCCATCAACGCAAGGGAAGCGGGTCGCACTTTGGATGAACTTTGGGCTCCTGAGATTCAAGGGAATTTAGGTCTCAAATACTATATGCCAGTGGCACCATCCTCCCATTCTAACTAATCAGTCCTTCGTTAACTTCCATTCAAAGGTCGCCAAACTTACGACCACAATCATTTCCAGAACAAAATAAATTTCACATATCACTGTGGTTTGTTCTAAATTCAAAACTAAATAAACCATTGTAATCAAACAGTACAAAAAGTTTGCAATCGCAATCACACGTAAATAAAACTTCCACTGAAATGGATTTGCAAAACAACATAACAAAGAATAAACGGCATAAACAAAAGGTAGAATTGCTAGAATGGAAAGGACCTTTTTTGGCATCCCAAGCGAATCAATAAATAGTGGTAAAACGAGAGATAACAAAACACCGGAGAGAATCGCACCCAGGCCATCGATTAAAAAAATGTATTTAGGATTGTTTTTTAAAAACAGAATTTGATTTTTCATCGGTAAATTTTTCCTTTTTCCATATGGCACATCGCATTTTAGCGATTCAACCAATCTGTATGTTTTTTCACTTAAATATACCCCTTAAATAGGTTTCGAGAGGAATCCGAATTGGCATCAAATACATATTGAAATGATTTTTAGAGCAATAATCGATCACTTCTTTTGCAAATTGTACATTCCAATCCATCGTCAGTTGGAAATCCCTTGGGAAATAAGCACGATTCCTGGATTCCCAATAACTTTGCGATTTTTCATTGGTCACTGGACTAATTCCAATATAAACTTCCTTTCCTCGAAGTTTTTCAGTAAAAATATGAATCAAACGTAAATCAAAAAATGGCTGAGTTAAAAAACCATCAGCTCCCGCATCTATTTTCATTTCGATATAATCAAATTCATCTTTAATCCCACTGCGGTATTGATCAACAGCAGCGTAGACTTTTAGCGAACTCATTTCTTTTTTTAATTTTTTGATCAGTTTAATCGAAGTTGTCGGGTAAACTTTTTGAGACATATCTGTCGGTGGATCTCCCTTGATGACCACAACGGAAGATATGCTGTTTTTTTGAAGAAATTCAATGATATGACCACAATGATCTAAATCAAAGTCAATTGCTCTTAAGTGCGGAATAACATTTGGAAAAACATTTTGAATTTTCGATGCAGCAACCCAACTTCTAGTCTCAAATCTTAGTAAATCCGGAATATTAATTCCTGAGATTTGACTGAAATTATTTTTAACAAAACTTACTTCACTCAGCAATGTTTGAACATCTCTCGGTATCACTTCTAATAATATTTGATTCAAAATTAATCCTTCTATCACAACAATTTTGGGGCCAAGACAAATGCCAGTGACACAAATATACGATCTTCGATAATCAAAACTGTTTTGGTGATTTATGCGAATTTCGTATATTCGCCAAAAGGAATAAATAGATTTGACTAAGCAAAAAAAGTTTTTTTTCCACAGCTAAAACCAAACGCTAGAAAATGGATTAGCTTTAACTTATTCTTTACTCACAAATCGTTTCCAAGACAAATCCACATCCATTTTAGAAATCATTTCTTTTTTACGAGAAATTCGAAATTCATGTCCTTTCCAAACAATCATAGTTTCTTCTGTTGGACAACTGACTTCCCCACAGCTCGCTTCTAGGATCTCAAGTTCTGTTTCTTCTGGGATATTGGTATAGTCCTGTAACCATGTGGCAAGTTTGGGATGGAAAGAAAACCCATCACCAAGCGTTCCTTTGGCGACAGATTTCCAGCCGTGATTATGGTTGTTTTGAATGAAACCCACAGAATCCCCCTTTCCCGTTAGTCCTAAATGTACTCTTTAGGATTTAGACTTACGAGAAGGATCATAGTTTAGAATTGGGGACAACCAACGTTCCACTTCAGAAATTTCCATTTCTTTGTCCTTAGCATAGTTTACCACTTGGTCTTCGTTGATTTTACCGATGGCAAAATATCGAGACTCAGGGTGTGAGAAATAATAACCACTCACGCTACTTGCCGGCCACATCGCACAAGACTCGGTGAGTTGGATTCCTGCATTCTTTTCCACGTCCAAAAGTTTCCAAATTTTCTTTTTTTCCGTATGGTCTGGACAAGCCGGATACCCAGGAGCGGGACGAATGCCCCGATACTTTTCACGGATCAGATCTTCTTTTGTAAGATTTTCTTCCTTTCCAAATCCCCATTCCTCACGCATACGATGGTGCATGTATTCTGCAAAGGCTTCTGCAAATCGGTCAGCCAGTGCTTTGACCAAAATGGCGTTGTAATCGTCTTGTTTGGCTTCATAGGTTCTTGCCAATTCTTCAATCCCATGTCCTGCTGTTACGGCAAAATATCCAATATAGTCATTTTTGTTTTTATCTTTTGGTGCGATAAAATCCGCCAAACTATAGTTTGGTTGGTTTGTCATTTTAACCGTTTGTTGGCGTAACATTGGATACGTTCCTAAAGATTTGGTTTTACCATCATCTTCAAAGATTTCCACTACTTCCCCATGAGAAACTGCAGGGAACATTCCCACGACCGCTCTTGGTTTGAGATTTTGATTTCCCAACATTTCTTTTAAGATGATTTGTGCATCATTGTAAAGAGATGTGGCTTCTTTTCCAACCACCGGATCTTTGAGGATTTGCGGGAATCTACCTTTTAATTCCCAAGCCAAAAAGAAAGGAGACCAATCAATAAAAGGAAGGAGGTCTTGTAAGGTGACATCCTCAATTTTTTTTACTCCCGTAAAACTTGGCTTTGGTGGAGTATAAGAATC contains the following coding sequences:
- a CDS encoding TolC family protein, with the protein product MRNYYLNILKYSIFMIYCLFSTEVYSGSPDNVDSKINELLKKHPEVSLKFLEAKEKEFRSKHADVYPDPKFGFAYRSYPYRSGFDTDRARPDTPSMTGKEYSISQEIPFPGKLNLEKQILKTDSELDYWSGVWVQNEFLRSYFELVLSIAAMERELNDLLSIEKQLNTKVKLESSQYVSEQFKLSNIIKTKNQIERMKDRVIEKTITLKEYKQSLEFYANDIGANLITEEEIIGYLKKKESNIEQELSRDSLSKIPLIQFAELNQTKAMIESKKDEILHFPDFEIFVSYMQRRRKPFLLDSGPLNLSIMDNPEFAGDLWSAGVTIRVPVWSLSKVDELNQSNAIRITRLQREKEKEQIRLKSEYQATIEAWLGNKQRFDHFKNNLLPSFQKNIKTSLSSYAKGESVLGESYDFIVESLEMQSQVHQIQFKRWSSVLKLLQLTNHLLPEGENHED
- a CDS encoding ATP-dependent 6-phosphofructokinase; the encoded protein is MNENDTKVEQFGPCTIPNPAGYDYWTEDNSVVLFQTIFSGPDDAKKTVDTSPVFFEQAGPKEKIYFRPEEVTAGIVTCGGLCPGINDVIRALVMELHYRYKVPRILGFPFGYEGLVKKFGHRPVELTPDKVAHIMNFGGSILGSSRGNQNIGDMVDTLFLYGVKMLFCIGGDGTLRGAQAIQEEVRKRKEDISIVGIPKTIDNDINYVQKTFGFSTAFSKAVEAVNCAHEEAKGAPNGIGLVKLMGRHSGFIAVNSALASKNVNFVLIPELDFDLEGDGAFLTVLKERVQKRGHAVVILAEGAGQKFFEDKGEKDLSGNKKLADIGIFIKDKITEYFKKEGVGLNLKYIDPSYIIRSVPANAEDSVFCGFLAQNAVHAAFAGRTGCVVGIWNNVFTVMPISLAIAERKVLRPERSTLWRALLASTGQPNSMKAKS
- a CDS encoding methylenetetrahydrofolate reductase, with product MNQILLEVIPRDVQTLLSEVSFVKNNFSQISGINIPDLLRFETRSWVAASKIQNVFPNVIPHLRAIDFDLDHCGHIIEFLQKNSISSVVVIKGDPPTDMSQKVYPTTSIKLIKKLKKEMSSLKVYAAVDQYRSGIKDEFDYIEMKIDAGADGFLTQPFFDLRLIHIFTEKLRGKEVYIGISPVTNEKSQSYWESRNRAYFPRDFQLTMDWNVQFAKEVIDYCSKNHFNMYLMPIRIPLETYLRGIFK